The following are encoded in a window of Echeneis naucrates chromosome 19, fEcheNa1.1, whole genome shotgun sequence genomic DNA:
- the dlgap5 gene encoding disks large-associated protein 5 isoform X1, with amino-acid sequence MESRFAHLRQRDTSVSMLRVKMSRRRSQSQKENRERTMNTRRQLDKLVELEMSSLDASMAMANKSAIHEKTQNTTKPAKSAAVEERLKQLERWKERKALEKEKEKRERERKGVFKTGLYHHKDGLDIASLPVVPTAPKGAKEAKVNIAPSQSTRVTRSMKQQQPLKKQDMNTVAKKAEPTVERSTRSRAAPVKPAPAPITTKTRVCAVVPTVRPLSTRSANRPPVTAVPAVKDISKDRAADVRTTRSRALANPMPPPSGRQRNCEAITDTTQALGPKEPETLNPPPSSSEEDDMVVDQAPAHSVEAPCSFAPEGFVFKAPVGLSSFKFEPLTPRSANAFLTPSTTFSLPTPPVFNDEPQSESSGPSLYKSPHRSPLCTSPTAVPPTSASPLESKHDVPYFRSEITNETDRLTALCVQWESKVEEESIPEEMRDKMRTAIGQARLLMKERFNQFSGLVDDCELGRGEKITTCTDLQGFWDMVYFQVEDINKKFEALKEAEGRGWVEGQKPPPQLRKVVKRPSAAPAKPTGDTAAAKSRLAAVKAAMKAKKQAAEAARAANNAAKSEDDPSLNSKEPQPQAESKMPDTVVFDGGFFQVQSPAKPPGSKRRSSRLSAAVLPQASPCSNYLTPRRVTRRSLALAKTPVQTLASPAQPVLTPARLQITHDQTPAQAPNSQHGTPQSTKRRQDNVNISLCFSPVKEVLSDDTQPERSSAQQAEAVSMEDNPVLPVHSLPSISVVQEQDKPAEADNVDLSVSPRHALSPCKTPSIVSKAHEPPSSMSFTLSPCVSPSQPSISSPPTVQGHVEALGSDCCTLDSSIVEEIPGLDFERYFQPSQRCSLSPSVAIETLSPMAVDIEMESPRSQSEDLLTQQEPALSAVPSVLSTVSPQVQTAESALLLFTPNTKDWIRQSVCPSDLMVFTPPSNV; translated from the exons ATGGAGTCTCGGTTTGCTCACCTGCGCCAGCGGGACACCAGTGTGTCTATGTTGAGGGTGAAAATGTCCCGCAGAAGGTCTCAGTCCCAGAAAGAGAATCGGGAACGGACCATGAACACACGCAGGCAGCTAGACAAGCTCGTAGAGCTGGAAATGTCTTCACTGGATGCTTCCATGGCAATGGCCAACAAGTCAGCCATCCATGAGAAGACGCAGAACACTACAAAACCTGCAAAAA GTGCAGCAGTGGAGGAGAGATTGAAACAGCTTGAGCGCTGGAAAGAGCGAAAGGCTCttgagaaggagaaagaaaagagagaaagggagcgtAAAGGGGTATTCAAGACTGGCTTGTATCATCATAAAGATGGCCTTGATATTGCTTCCCTGCCTGTGGTCCCAACTGCTCCAAAAGGGGCTAAGGAG GCAAAAGTGAACATAGCTCCATCCCAGAGTACTAGAGTGACCCGTtcaatgaaacagcagcag CCTCTGAAGAAACAAGACATGAATACTGTGGCAAAGAAAG CAGAACCTACCGTGGAAAGGTCAACCAGATCCCGGGCAGCTCCTGTTAAGCCTGCGCCAGCACCAATTACAACCAAGACCAGAGTTTGTGCAG TAGTGCCGACTGTGCGACCTTTGTCAACCCGATCAGCCAACAGGCCTCCTGTTACAGCAGTTCCTGCAGTGAAAGACATATCCAAGGACAGGGCAGCAG ATGTAAGAACCACACGGAGTAGAGCCCTTGCCAACCCCATGCCTCCCCCTTCTGGCAGACAAAGAAACTGCGAAG CTATCACAGACACGACCCAGGCTCTTGGCCCTAAG GAGCCTGAAACACTTAATCCCCCGCCCTCCAGCTCAGAGGAAGATGACATGGTGGTGGACCAGGCTCCAGCTCACTCTGTTGAGGCCCCATGCTCGTTTGCACCTGAGGGCTTTGTGTTCAAGGCTCCCGTTGGTTTGTCATCCTTCAAATTTGAGCCTCTCACGCCTCGTTCAGCAAACGCCTTCCTTACACCAAG CACAACCTTCAGTCTTCCAACACCTCCTGTCTTCAATGACGAACCTCAGTCTGAATCAAGTGGACCCTCTCTCTATAAATCCCCTCACCGATCCCCACTTTGTACATCTCCTACAGCAGTGCCTCCAACTTCAGCCAGCCCCCTAGAATCAAAGCATGATGTACCATACTTCAG GTCTGAAATTACtaatgagacagacagacttacAGCTCTCTGTGTCCAGTGGGAGTCCAAAGTGGAGGAAGAGTCCATTCCAGAAGAGA TGAGAGACAAAATGCGTACAGCAATCGGCCAAGCGAGGCTGTTGATGAAGGAGCGTTTTAACCAGTTTAGCGGTTTGGTGGACGACTGCGAGCTGGGCCGAGGTGAGAAGATCACCACCTGCACTGACCTGCAGGGATTCTGGGACATGGTATATTTCCAG GTAGAGGACATCAACAAGAAGTTTGAGGCTCTCAAAGAAGCAGAGGGCAGGGGCTGGGTGGAGGGGCAGAAGCCCCCACCACAGCTGAGGAAAGTAGTGAAG AGACCATCAGCTGCACCTGCCAAGCCAAcaggagacacagcagcagccaaatcTCGCCTAGCTGCGGTGAAAGCAGCCATGAAAGCCAAAAAgcaggcagcagaggcagcGAGAGCTGCAAACAATGCTGCTAAAAGTGAGGATGACCCAAGTCTGAATTCTAAAGAACCACAACCCCAAGCAGAGAGCAAAATGCCAGACACTGTGGTCTTTGATGGAGGCTTCTTCCAGGTGCAGAGCCCAGCTAAACCACCAG GTTCAAAGAGGAGGTCCAGCCGTCTGagtgctgccgtgctgcctcaGGCCTCACCTTGCTCTAACTATCTCACACCCAGACGAGTCACTCGACGATCCCTTGCATTGGCAAAGACCCCTGTTCAGACTCTTGCCTCTCCTGCTCAGCCCGTTCTCACTCCCGCCCGCCTGCAAATTACTCATGACCAAACTCCAGCACAAGCACCAAATTCTCAGCATGGCACTCCTCAGTCCACTAAAAGGAGACAAGACAACGTAAacatctctctttgtttctctcctgtCAAGGAAGTGCTTTCAGATGACACACAGCCTGAGCGAAGCTCTGCACAGCAAGCAGAAGCAGTCTCTATGGAGGACAACCCTGTCCTTCCTGTTCATTCACTTCCATCCATTTCTGTTGTTCAGGAGCAAGACAAACCAGCTGAAGCAGATAATGTtgatctctctgtctctccaagACACGCCCTCTCTCCGTGCAAAACACCTTCCATCGTCTCTAAGGCCCATGAACCCCCATCATCTATGAGCTTCACATTATCTCCCTGTGTGAGTCCCAGCCAGCCTTCCATCTCCTCCCCTCCCACTGTGCAGGGCCACGTTGAGGCTCTAGGGTCTGATTGTTGTACACTGGACAGCTCTATTGTTGAG GAAATTCCTGGATTGGACTTTGAGCGTTATTTTCAGCCATCGCAGAGATGCAGCCTCTCACCATCTGTTGCCATAGAGACACTGTCACCCATGGCTGTGGATATTGAGATGGAGAGTCCCAGAAGTCAATCTGAGGATCTGCTAACTCAACAAGAACCAG CACTATCAGCGGTGCCTTCAGTGTTATCCACAGTGTCACCACAG
- the dlgap5 gene encoding disks large-associated protein 5 isoform X3 encodes MESRFAHLRQRDTSVSMLRVKMSRRRSQSQKENRERTMNTRRQLDKLVELEMSSLDASMAMANKSAIHEKTQNTTKPAKTVEERLKQLERWKERKALEKEKEKRERERKGVFKTGLYHHKDGLDIASLPVVPTAPKGAKEAKVNIAPSQSTRVTRSMKQQQPLKKQDMNTVAKKAEPTVERSTRSRAAPVKPAPAPITTKTRVCAVVPTVRPLSTRSANRPPVTAVPAVKDISKDRAADVRTTRSRALANPMPPPSGRQRNCEAITDTTQALGPKEPETLNPPPSSSEEDDMVVDQAPAHSVEAPCSFAPEGFVFKAPVGLSSFKFEPLTPRSANAFLTPSTTFSLPTPPVFNDEPQSESSGPSLYKSPHRSPLCTSPTAVPPTSASPLESKHDVPYFRSEITNETDRLTALCVQWESKVEEESIPEEMRDKMRTAIGQARLLMKERFNQFSGLVDDCELGRGEKITTCTDLQGFWDMVYFQVEDINKKFEALKEAEGRGWVEGQKPPPQLRKVVKRPSAAPAKPTGDTAAAKSRLAAVKAAMKAKKQAAEAARAANNAAKSEDDPSLNSKEPQPQAESKMPDTVVFDGGFFQVQSPAKPPGSKRRSSRLSAAVLPQASPCSNYLTPRRVTRRSLALAKTPVQTLASPAQPVLTPARLQITHDQTPAQAPNSQHGTPQSTKRRQDNVNISLCFSPVKEVLSDDTQPERSSAQQAEAVSMEDNPVLPVHSLPSISVVQEQDKPAEADNVDLSVSPRHALSPCKTPSIVSKAHEPPSSMSFTLSPCVSPSQPSISSPPTVQGHVEALGSDCCTLDSSIVEEIPGLDFERYFQPSQRCSLSPSVAIETLSPMAVDIEMESPRSQSEDLLTQQEPALSAVPSVLSTVSPQVQTAESALLLFTPNTKDWIRQSVCPSDLMVFTPPSNV; translated from the exons ATGGAGTCTCGGTTTGCTCACCTGCGCCAGCGGGACACCAGTGTGTCTATGTTGAGGGTGAAAATGTCCCGCAGAAGGTCTCAGTCCCAGAAAGAGAATCGGGAACGGACCATGAACACACGCAGGCAGCTAGACAAGCTCGTAGAGCTGGAAATGTCTTCACTGGATGCTTCCATGGCAATGGCCAACAAGTCAGCCATCCATGAGAAGACGCAGAACACTACAAAACCTGCAAAAA CAGTGGAGGAGAGATTGAAACAGCTTGAGCGCTGGAAAGAGCGAAAGGCTCttgagaaggagaaagaaaagagagaaagggagcgtAAAGGGGTATTCAAGACTGGCTTGTATCATCATAAAGATGGCCTTGATATTGCTTCCCTGCCTGTGGTCCCAACTGCTCCAAAAGGGGCTAAGGAG GCAAAAGTGAACATAGCTCCATCCCAGAGTACTAGAGTGACCCGTtcaatgaaacagcagcag CCTCTGAAGAAACAAGACATGAATACTGTGGCAAAGAAAG CAGAACCTACCGTGGAAAGGTCAACCAGATCCCGGGCAGCTCCTGTTAAGCCTGCGCCAGCACCAATTACAACCAAGACCAGAGTTTGTGCAG TAGTGCCGACTGTGCGACCTTTGTCAACCCGATCAGCCAACAGGCCTCCTGTTACAGCAGTTCCTGCAGTGAAAGACATATCCAAGGACAGGGCAGCAG ATGTAAGAACCACACGGAGTAGAGCCCTTGCCAACCCCATGCCTCCCCCTTCTGGCAGACAAAGAAACTGCGAAG CTATCACAGACACGACCCAGGCTCTTGGCCCTAAG GAGCCTGAAACACTTAATCCCCCGCCCTCCAGCTCAGAGGAAGATGACATGGTGGTGGACCAGGCTCCAGCTCACTCTGTTGAGGCCCCATGCTCGTTTGCACCTGAGGGCTTTGTGTTCAAGGCTCCCGTTGGTTTGTCATCCTTCAAATTTGAGCCTCTCACGCCTCGTTCAGCAAACGCCTTCCTTACACCAAG CACAACCTTCAGTCTTCCAACACCTCCTGTCTTCAATGACGAACCTCAGTCTGAATCAAGTGGACCCTCTCTCTATAAATCCCCTCACCGATCCCCACTTTGTACATCTCCTACAGCAGTGCCTCCAACTTCAGCCAGCCCCCTAGAATCAAAGCATGATGTACCATACTTCAG GTCTGAAATTACtaatgagacagacagacttacAGCTCTCTGTGTCCAGTGGGAGTCCAAAGTGGAGGAAGAGTCCATTCCAGAAGAGA TGAGAGACAAAATGCGTACAGCAATCGGCCAAGCGAGGCTGTTGATGAAGGAGCGTTTTAACCAGTTTAGCGGTTTGGTGGACGACTGCGAGCTGGGCCGAGGTGAGAAGATCACCACCTGCACTGACCTGCAGGGATTCTGGGACATGGTATATTTCCAG GTAGAGGACATCAACAAGAAGTTTGAGGCTCTCAAAGAAGCAGAGGGCAGGGGCTGGGTGGAGGGGCAGAAGCCCCCACCACAGCTGAGGAAAGTAGTGAAG AGACCATCAGCTGCACCTGCCAAGCCAAcaggagacacagcagcagccaaatcTCGCCTAGCTGCGGTGAAAGCAGCCATGAAAGCCAAAAAgcaggcagcagaggcagcGAGAGCTGCAAACAATGCTGCTAAAAGTGAGGATGACCCAAGTCTGAATTCTAAAGAACCACAACCCCAAGCAGAGAGCAAAATGCCAGACACTGTGGTCTTTGATGGAGGCTTCTTCCAGGTGCAGAGCCCAGCTAAACCACCAG GTTCAAAGAGGAGGTCCAGCCGTCTGagtgctgccgtgctgcctcaGGCCTCACCTTGCTCTAACTATCTCACACCCAGACGAGTCACTCGACGATCCCTTGCATTGGCAAAGACCCCTGTTCAGACTCTTGCCTCTCCTGCTCAGCCCGTTCTCACTCCCGCCCGCCTGCAAATTACTCATGACCAAACTCCAGCACAAGCACCAAATTCTCAGCATGGCACTCCTCAGTCCACTAAAAGGAGACAAGACAACGTAAacatctctctttgtttctctcctgtCAAGGAAGTGCTTTCAGATGACACACAGCCTGAGCGAAGCTCTGCACAGCAAGCAGAAGCAGTCTCTATGGAGGACAACCCTGTCCTTCCTGTTCATTCACTTCCATCCATTTCTGTTGTTCAGGAGCAAGACAAACCAGCTGAAGCAGATAATGTtgatctctctgtctctccaagACACGCCCTCTCTCCGTGCAAAACACCTTCCATCGTCTCTAAGGCCCATGAACCCCCATCATCTATGAGCTTCACATTATCTCCCTGTGTGAGTCCCAGCCAGCCTTCCATCTCCTCCCCTCCCACTGTGCAGGGCCACGTTGAGGCTCTAGGGTCTGATTGTTGTACACTGGACAGCTCTATTGTTGAG GAAATTCCTGGATTGGACTTTGAGCGTTATTTTCAGCCATCGCAGAGATGCAGCCTCTCACCATCTGTTGCCATAGAGACACTGTCACCCATGGCTGTGGATATTGAGATGGAGAGTCCCAGAAGTCAATCTGAGGATCTGCTAACTCAACAAGAACCAG CACTATCAGCGGTGCCTTCAGTGTTATCCACAGTGTCACCACAG
- the dlgap5 gene encoding disks large-associated protein 5 isoform X4: MESRFAHLRQRDTSVSMLRVKMSRRRSQSQKENRERTMNTRRQLDKLVELEMSSLDASMAMANKSAIHEKTQNTTKPAKSAAVEERLKQLERWKERKALEKEKEKRERERKGVFKTGLYHHKDGLDIASLPVVPTAPKGAKEAKVNIAPSQSTRVTRSMKQQQPLKKQDMNTVAKKAEPTVERSTRSRAAPVKPAPAPITTKTRVCAVVPTVRPLSTRSANRPPVTAVPAVKDISKDRAADVRTTRSRALANPMPPPSGRQRNCEAITDTTQALGPKEPETLNPPPSSSEEDDMVVDQAPAHSVEAPCSFAPEGFVFKAPVGLSSFKFEPLTPRSANAFLTPSTTFSLPTPPVFNDEPQSESSGPSLYKSPHRSPLCTSPTAVPPTSASPLESKHDVPYFRSEITNETDRLTALCVQWESKVEEESIPEEMRDKMRTAIGQARLLMKERFNQFSGLVDDCELGRGEKITTCTDLQGFWDMVYFQVEDINKKFEALKEAEGRGWVEGQKPPPQLRKVVKRPSAAPAKPTGDTAAAKSRLAAVKAAMKAKKQAAEAARAANNAAKSEDDPSLNSKEPQPQAESKMPDTVVFDGGFFQVQSPAKPPGSKRRSSRLSAAVLPQASPCSNYLTPRRVTRRSLALAKTPVQTLASPAQPVLTPARLQITHDQTPAQAPNSQHGTPQSTKRRQDNEQDKPAEADNVDLSVSPRHALSPCKTPSIVSKAHEPPSSMSFTLSPCVSPSQPSISSPPTVQGHVEALGSDCCTLDSSIVEEIPGLDFERYFQPSQRCSLSPSVAIETLSPMAVDIEMESPRSQSEDLLTQQEPALSAVPSVLSTVSPQVQTAESALLLFTPNTKDWIRQSVCPSDLMVFTPPSNV; this comes from the exons ATGGAGTCTCGGTTTGCTCACCTGCGCCAGCGGGACACCAGTGTGTCTATGTTGAGGGTGAAAATGTCCCGCAGAAGGTCTCAGTCCCAGAAAGAGAATCGGGAACGGACCATGAACACACGCAGGCAGCTAGACAAGCTCGTAGAGCTGGAAATGTCTTCACTGGATGCTTCCATGGCAATGGCCAACAAGTCAGCCATCCATGAGAAGACGCAGAACACTACAAAACCTGCAAAAA GTGCAGCAGTGGAGGAGAGATTGAAACAGCTTGAGCGCTGGAAAGAGCGAAAGGCTCttgagaaggagaaagaaaagagagaaagggagcgtAAAGGGGTATTCAAGACTGGCTTGTATCATCATAAAGATGGCCTTGATATTGCTTCCCTGCCTGTGGTCCCAACTGCTCCAAAAGGGGCTAAGGAG GCAAAAGTGAACATAGCTCCATCCCAGAGTACTAGAGTGACCCGTtcaatgaaacagcagcag CCTCTGAAGAAACAAGACATGAATACTGTGGCAAAGAAAG CAGAACCTACCGTGGAAAGGTCAACCAGATCCCGGGCAGCTCCTGTTAAGCCTGCGCCAGCACCAATTACAACCAAGACCAGAGTTTGTGCAG TAGTGCCGACTGTGCGACCTTTGTCAACCCGATCAGCCAACAGGCCTCCTGTTACAGCAGTTCCTGCAGTGAAAGACATATCCAAGGACAGGGCAGCAG ATGTAAGAACCACACGGAGTAGAGCCCTTGCCAACCCCATGCCTCCCCCTTCTGGCAGACAAAGAAACTGCGAAG CTATCACAGACACGACCCAGGCTCTTGGCCCTAAG GAGCCTGAAACACTTAATCCCCCGCCCTCCAGCTCAGAGGAAGATGACATGGTGGTGGACCAGGCTCCAGCTCACTCTGTTGAGGCCCCATGCTCGTTTGCACCTGAGGGCTTTGTGTTCAAGGCTCCCGTTGGTTTGTCATCCTTCAAATTTGAGCCTCTCACGCCTCGTTCAGCAAACGCCTTCCTTACACCAAG CACAACCTTCAGTCTTCCAACACCTCCTGTCTTCAATGACGAACCTCAGTCTGAATCAAGTGGACCCTCTCTCTATAAATCCCCTCACCGATCCCCACTTTGTACATCTCCTACAGCAGTGCCTCCAACTTCAGCCAGCCCCCTAGAATCAAAGCATGATGTACCATACTTCAG GTCTGAAATTACtaatgagacagacagacttacAGCTCTCTGTGTCCAGTGGGAGTCCAAAGTGGAGGAAGAGTCCATTCCAGAAGAGA TGAGAGACAAAATGCGTACAGCAATCGGCCAAGCGAGGCTGTTGATGAAGGAGCGTTTTAACCAGTTTAGCGGTTTGGTGGACGACTGCGAGCTGGGCCGAGGTGAGAAGATCACCACCTGCACTGACCTGCAGGGATTCTGGGACATGGTATATTTCCAG GTAGAGGACATCAACAAGAAGTTTGAGGCTCTCAAAGAAGCAGAGGGCAGGGGCTGGGTGGAGGGGCAGAAGCCCCCACCACAGCTGAGGAAAGTAGTGAAG AGACCATCAGCTGCACCTGCCAAGCCAAcaggagacacagcagcagccaaatcTCGCCTAGCTGCGGTGAAAGCAGCCATGAAAGCCAAAAAgcaggcagcagaggcagcGAGAGCTGCAAACAATGCTGCTAAAAGTGAGGATGACCCAAGTCTGAATTCTAAAGAACCACAACCCCAAGCAGAGAGCAAAATGCCAGACACTGTGGTCTTTGATGGAGGCTTCTTCCAGGTGCAGAGCCCAGCTAAACCACCAG GTTCAAAGAGGAGGTCCAGCCGTCTGagtgctgccgtgctgcctcaGGCCTCACCTTGCTCTAACTATCTCACACCCAGACGAGTCACTCGACGATCCCTTGCATTGGCAAAGACCCCTGTTCAGACTCTTGCCTCTCCTGCTCAGCCCGTTCTCACTCCCGCCCGCCTGCAAATTACTCATGACCAAACTCCAGCACAAGCACCAAATTCTCAGCATGGCACTCCTCAGTCCACTAAAAGGAGACAAGACAAC GAGCAAGACAAACCAGCTGAAGCAGATAATGTtgatctctctgtctctccaagACACGCCCTCTCTCCGTGCAAAACACCTTCCATCGTCTCTAAGGCCCATGAACCCCCATCATCTATGAGCTTCACATTATCTCCCTGTGTGAGTCCCAGCCAGCCTTCCATCTCCTCCCCTCCCACTGTGCAGGGCCACGTTGAGGCTCTAGGGTCTGATTGTTGTACACTGGACAGCTCTATTGTTGAG GAAATTCCTGGATTGGACTTTGAGCGTTATTTTCAGCCATCGCAGAGATGCAGCCTCTCACCATCTGTTGCCATAGAGACACTGTCACCCATGGCTGTGGATATTGAGATGGAGAGTCCCAGAAGTCAATCTGAGGATCTGCTAACTCAACAAGAACCAG CACTATCAGCGGTGCCTTCAGTGTTATCCACAGTGTCACCACAG
- the dlgap5 gene encoding disks large-associated protein 5 isoform X2, whose product MESRFAHLRQRDTSVSMLRVKMSRRRSQSQKENRERTMNTRRQLDKLVELEMSSLDASMAMANKSAIHEKTQNTTKPAKSAAVEERLKQLERWKERKALEKEKEKRERERKGVFKTGLYHHKDGLDIASLPVVPTAPKGAKEAKVNIAPSQSTRVTRSMKQQQPLKKQDMNTVAKKEPTVERSTRSRAAPVKPAPAPITTKTRVCAVVPTVRPLSTRSANRPPVTAVPAVKDISKDRAADVRTTRSRALANPMPPPSGRQRNCEAITDTTQALGPKEPETLNPPPSSSEEDDMVVDQAPAHSVEAPCSFAPEGFVFKAPVGLSSFKFEPLTPRSANAFLTPSTTFSLPTPPVFNDEPQSESSGPSLYKSPHRSPLCTSPTAVPPTSASPLESKHDVPYFRSEITNETDRLTALCVQWESKVEEESIPEEMRDKMRTAIGQARLLMKERFNQFSGLVDDCELGRGEKITTCTDLQGFWDMVYFQVEDINKKFEALKEAEGRGWVEGQKPPPQLRKVVKRPSAAPAKPTGDTAAAKSRLAAVKAAMKAKKQAAEAARAANNAAKSEDDPSLNSKEPQPQAESKMPDTVVFDGGFFQVQSPAKPPGSKRRSSRLSAAVLPQASPCSNYLTPRRVTRRSLALAKTPVQTLASPAQPVLTPARLQITHDQTPAQAPNSQHGTPQSTKRRQDNVNISLCFSPVKEVLSDDTQPERSSAQQAEAVSMEDNPVLPVHSLPSISVVQEQDKPAEADNVDLSVSPRHALSPCKTPSIVSKAHEPPSSMSFTLSPCVSPSQPSISSPPTVQGHVEALGSDCCTLDSSIVEEIPGLDFERYFQPSQRCSLSPSVAIETLSPMAVDIEMESPRSQSEDLLTQQEPALSAVPSVLSTVSPQVQTAESALLLFTPNTKDWIRQSVCPSDLMVFTPPSNV is encoded by the exons ATGGAGTCTCGGTTTGCTCACCTGCGCCAGCGGGACACCAGTGTGTCTATGTTGAGGGTGAAAATGTCCCGCAGAAGGTCTCAGTCCCAGAAAGAGAATCGGGAACGGACCATGAACACACGCAGGCAGCTAGACAAGCTCGTAGAGCTGGAAATGTCTTCACTGGATGCTTCCATGGCAATGGCCAACAAGTCAGCCATCCATGAGAAGACGCAGAACACTACAAAACCTGCAAAAA GTGCAGCAGTGGAGGAGAGATTGAAACAGCTTGAGCGCTGGAAAGAGCGAAAGGCTCttgagaaggagaaagaaaagagagaaagggagcgtAAAGGGGTATTCAAGACTGGCTTGTATCATCATAAAGATGGCCTTGATATTGCTTCCCTGCCTGTGGTCCCAACTGCTCCAAAAGGGGCTAAGGAG GCAAAAGTGAACATAGCTCCATCCCAGAGTACTAGAGTGACCCGTtcaatgaaacagcagcag CCTCTGAAGAAACAAGACATGAATACTGTGGCAAAGAAAG AACCTACCGTGGAAAGGTCAACCAGATCCCGGGCAGCTCCTGTTAAGCCTGCGCCAGCACCAATTACAACCAAGACCAGAGTTTGTGCAG TAGTGCCGACTGTGCGACCTTTGTCAACCCGATCAGCCAACAGGCCTCCTGTTACAGCAGTTCCTGCAGTGAAAGACATATCCAAGGACAGGGCAGCAG ATGTAAGAACCACACGGAGTAGAGCCCTTGCCAACCCCATGCCTCCCCCTTCTGGCAGACAAAGAAACTGCGAAG CTATCACAGACACGACCCAGGCTCTTGGCCCTAAG GAGCCTGAAACACTTAATCCCCCGCCCTCCAGCTCAGAGGAAGATGACATGGTGGTGGACCAGGCTCCAGCTCACTCTGTTGAGGCCCCATGCTCGTTTGCACCTGAGGGCTTTGTGTTCAAGGCTCCCGTTGGTTTGTCATCCTTCAAATTTGAGCCTCTCACGCCTCGTTCAGCAAACGCCTTCCTTACACCAAG CACAACCTTCAGTCTTCCAACACCTCCTGTCTTCAATGACGAACCTCAGTCTGAATCAAGTGGACCCTCTCTCTATAAATCCCCTCACCGATCCCCACTTTGTACATCTCCTACAGCAGTGCCTCCAACTTCAGCCAGCCCCCTAGAATCAAAGCATGATGTACCATACTTCAG GTCTGAAATTACtaatgagacagacagacttacAGCTCTCTGTGTCCAGTGGGAGTCCAAAGTGGAGGAAGAGTCCATTCCAGAAGAGA TGAGAGACAAAATGCGTACAGCAATCGGCCAAGCGAGGCTGTTGATGAAGGAGCGTTTTAACCAGTTTAGCGGTTTGGTGGACGACTGCGAGCTGGGCCGAGGTGAGAAGATCACCACCTGCACTGACCTGCAGGGATTCTGGGACATGGTATATTTCCAG GTAGAGGACATCAACAAGAAGTTTGAGGCTCTCAAAGAAGCAGAGGGCAGGGGCTGGGTGGAGGGGCAGAAGCCCCCACCACAGCTGAGGAAAGTAGTGAAG AGACCATCAGCTGCACCTGCCAAGCCAAcaggagacacagcagcagccaaatcTCGCCTAGCTGCGGTGAAAGCAGCCATGAAAGCCAAAAAgcaggcagcagaggcagcGAGAGCTGCAAACAATGCTGCTAAAAGTGAGGATGACCCAAGTCTGAATTCTAAAGAACCACAACCCCAAGCAGAGAGCAAAATGCCAGACACTGTGGTCTTTGATGGAGGCTTCTTCCAGGTGCAGAGCCCAGCTAAACCACCAG GTTCAAAGAGGAGGTCCAGCCGTCTGagtgctgccgtgctgcctcaGGCCTCACCTTGCTCTAACTATCTCACACCCAGACGAGTCACTCGACGATCCCTTGCATTGGCAAAGACCCCTGTTCAGACTCTTGCCTCTCCTGCTCAGCCCGTTCTCACTCCCGCCCGCCTGCAAATTACTCATGACCAAACTCCAGCACAAGCACCAAATTCTCAGCATGGCACTCCTCAGTCCACTAAAAGGAGACAAGACAACGTAAacatctctctttgtttctctcctgtCAAGGAAGTGCTTTCAGATGACACACAGCCTGAGCGAAGCTCTGCACAGCAAGCAGAAGCAGTCTCTATGGAGGACAACCCTGTCCTTCCTGTTCATTCACTTCCATCCATTTCTGTTGTTCAGGAGCAAGACAAACCAGCTGAAGCAGATAATGTtgatctctctgtctctccaagACACGCCCTCTCTCCGTGCAAAACACCTTCCATCGTCTCTAAGGCCCATGAACCCCCATCATCTATGAGCTTCACATTATCTCCCTGTGTGAGTCCCAGCCAGCCTTCCATCTCCTCCCCTCCCACTGTGCAGGGCCACGTTGAGGCTCTAGGGTCTGATTGTTGTACACTGGACAGCTCTATTGTTGAG GAAATTCCTGGATTGGACTTTGAGCGTTATTTTCAGCCATCGCAGAGATGCAGCCTCTCACCATCTGTTGCCATAGAGACACTGTCACCCATGGCTGTGGATATTGAGATGGAGAGTCCCAGAAGTCAATCTGAGGATCTGCTAACTCAACAAGAACCAG CACTATCAGCGGTGCCTTCAGTGTTATCCACAGTGTCACCACAG